A genomic stretch from Actinomycetota bacterium includes:
- the rplU gene encoding 50S ribosomal protein L21 → MYAVIETGGKQYRVEKGTLIRVEKLDLDEGDKVVFDRVILASNEGKVVAGPEAEKVKVEGTVVRQGKGRKVIVFKYKPKKGYHRKQGHRQLFTEVRVDKISGGPRAGRSKKDKGETEAEAGTE, encoded by the coding sequence ATGTACGCAGTGATAGAGACGGGCGGTAAACAGTACCGCGTGGAGAAGGGAACGCTAATCCGGGTCGAGAAGCTCGACCTGGACGAGGGCGATAAGGTCGTCTTCGACCGCGTGATCCTCGCCAGCAACGAGGGCAAGGTTGTGGCGGGACCGGAGGCCGAGAAGGTCAAGGTCGAGGGCACCGTGGTCCGCCAGGGCAAGGGGAGAAAGGTCATCGTCTTCAAGTACAAGCCCAAGAAGGGTTATCATCGCAAGCAGGGCCACCGCCAGCTCTTTACGGAGGTGCGGGTGGACAAGATCAGTGGCGGCCCACGTGCCGGCCGGTCGAAAAAGGACAAGGGCGAGACGGAGGCGGAGGCCGGGACCGAGTGA
- a CDS encoding LytR C-terminal domain-containing protein gives MSRKKVEEENGAGVEGKAPLSEKEKLSRLNKRHQKEARKKRRVLLVVVLLALCVLAVGAILDIPYINVAREAGSWIGDRFASPDDGEEDAPEYLFFTDPQSAGEFEGEVSVLLGVYTGTGAQAERELIYLMLYTYDRDTGGGEAYLVPESSVAYNASGQQVDLARTLREEGGEDLLRSTVSNIAGTEVDYLLLVEFWEAVRLLQGLGPPAAVLAENTVFVNPVNGETNFLVAGQEVKDADRLLFYLMATDRSDTWAAFDARGERAGTYLPEFFYALQPYGLEELGGMLSSLGDGYLLDPGTGSATGDSDYIASMLQAFAGLDGGALAIKAVPAVEVLNGCGVPDLGKKVGDRLNSLGVPVAGTGGNAKVTVDGEEINDFTHEVSTIIYRSVDPRAEAFARYLGVLLTVTDVVSEPGPGPEIILIAGRDLAV, from the coding sequence TTGAGCAGGAAGAAAGTGGAAGAGGAGAACGGCGCAGGCGTGGAGGGCAAGGCCCCGCTGTCCGAGAAGGAGAAGCTCTCGCGTCTGAACAAGCGGCACCAGAAGGAGGCCCGGAAGAAGAGGCGCGTCCTGCTGGTGGTGGTCCTCCTGGCGCTGTGCGTGCTCGCGGTCGGGGCCATCCTGGACATCCCCTACATCAACGTGGCCAGAGAGGCCGGCTCCTGGATCGGCGATCGCTTCGCTTCCCCCGATGACGGCGAGGAGGACGCCCCGGAGTACCTCTTCTTTACCGATCCCCAGAGCGCCGGTGAGTTCGAGGGCGAGGTGAGCGTTCTCCTGGGCGTCTACACCGGCACCGGGGCGCAGGCGGAAAGAGAGCTCATCTACCTCATGCTGTACACCTACGACCGCGACACGGGCGGCGGTGAGGCGTACCTCGTACCCGAGAGTTCGGTCGCCTACAACGCCTCCGGCCAGCAGGTCGACCTCGCGCGAACCCTGCGGGAAGAGGGGGGTGAGGACCTCCTGCGCTCCACCGTGAGCAACATAGCGGGAACGGAGGTGGATTACCTGCTGCTGGTTGAATTCTGGGAGGCTGTTAGGCTCTTGCAGGGGCTGGGACCCCCCGCCGCGGTCCTGGCGGAGAACACGGTGTTCGTAAACCCCGTCAACGGCGAGACCAACTTCCTCGTCGCGGGGCAGGAGGTGAAGGACGCCGACCGCCTGCTCTTCTACCTCATGGCCACCGACCGGTCCGATACCTGGGCGGCTTTCGACGCGCGCGGAGAGAGGGCCGGGACCTACCTGCCGGAGTTCTTCTACGCTCTCCAACCGTACGGCCTGGAAGAGCTGGGAGGGATGCTCTCCTCCCTGGGTGACGGCTACCTCCTGGACCCCGGCACCGGTTCGGCCACGGGGGACAGTGACTATATCGCCTCGATGCTGCAGGCCTTCGCCGGGCTGGACGGGGGGGCACTGGCCATCAAGGCGGTGCCGGCGGTGGAGGTCCTGAACGGCTGCGGTGTCCCCGACCTGGGAAAGAAGGTGGGGGACCGCCTGAACTCGCTTGGCGTTCCGGTGGCCGGTACGGGAGGCAACGCCAAAGTCACCGTAGACGGTGAGGAGATCAACGATTTCACCCACGAGGTCAGCACGATAATCTACCGCAGCGTGGACCCCAGGGCCGAGGCCTTCGCGCGCTACCTGGGGGTGCTGCTGACGGTGACGGACGTGGTCTCGGAACCGGGACCTGGCCCGGAGATCATCCTCATCGCGGGCAGGGACCTCGCGGTGTGA
- a CDS encoding ABC transporter permease, producing MRLVNLAWKNLQRHRVRTVLTVMGIVVSAMTLFAILSFNSGYDKALNEEMTSSGAHLYISMEGCPMQAASLVLHGGEIPTYLDQLLLTYAQAIPEVRAAGGMLISTVISGGKADLFYGITDEIRELKPKWELEGSWFEGPDSVILGYDLAKDFGKQPGDTMFIESLDREFQVSGTLRKNGSEDDGFYFLPLATAQEIFARPSQLTIIAVQLKDTSYLRDVQTQLEKRGAYVVPSTDITELISDTMGGTKSMLLVIVVIVLLVAGLFIFNTILMATFERNQEFGFLRCVGAHKKHIFGLIAIETMLICAAGALLGVTAGYFLSFAIDGWIRGFLAYAPAGQILRPDLAGMLLTLGVVFVVGALAGLYPGYRASRVSPIEAVHNE from the coding sequence ATGAGGCTGGTTAACCTGGCATGGAAGAACCTCCAGAGGCACCGGGTACGCACCGTCCTCACGGTCATGGGGATCGTCGTATCCGCCATGACCCTGTTCGCGATACTCTCCTTCAACAGCGGATACGATAAGGCGCTCAACGAGGAGATGACCTCGTCGGGGGCCCATCTCTACATCTCCATGGAGGGCTGCCCCATGCAGGCGGCGTCCCTGGTCCTGCACGGCGGAGAGATACCCACCTACCTGGACCAGCTCCTGCTCACCTACGCGCAGGCCATCCCCGAGGTGCGGGCGGCGGGGGGGATGCTCATCTCAACGGTGATCTCGGGCGGGAAGGCTGACCTCTTCTACGGCATCACCGACGAGATCAGGGAACTGAAGCCGAAGTGGGAACTGGAGGGGTCGTGGTTCGAGGGCCCCGACTCGGTCATCCTCGGCTATGACCTGGCGAAGGACTTCGGCAAGCAACCGGGTGACACCATGTTCATCGAGAGCCTGGACCGGGAGTTCCAGGTAAGCGGCACCCTCAGGAAGAACGGCAGTGAGGACGACGGCTTCTATTTCCTGCCCCTGGCGACGGCGCAGGAGATATTCGCGCGCCCTTCTCAGCTGACCATCATCGCGGTGCAGCTCAAAGACACCTCGTATCTGCGTGATGTCCAGACCCAACTGGAGAAACGGGGCGCCTACGTGGTCCCCTCCACCGACATAACCGAGCTGATAAGCGACACCATGGGGGGCACCAAGTCGATGCTGCTTGTGATCGTGGTCATCGTGCTCCTCGTCGCCGGCCTGTTCATATTCAACACCATCCTCATGGCGACCTTCGAGCGCAACCAGGAGTTCGGCTTCCTGCGCTGTGTCGGTGCCCACAAGAAGCATATCTTCGGGCTTATCGCCATAGAGACCATGCTCATCTGCGCCGCGGGAGCGCTTCTGGGGGTCACCGCCGGCTACTTCCTCTCCTTCGCCATAGACGGTTGGATACGCGGTTTCCTGGCCTACGCTCCAGCCGGCCAGATACTGCGACCCGACCTGGCGGGGATGCTCCTGACCCTGGGCGTCGTCTTCGTGGTGGGAGCCTTGGCGGGACTCTATCCCGGCTACCGGGCTTCACGGGTCTCACCCATAGAGGCGGTGCACAATGAATGA
- the nadD gene encoding nicotinate-nucleotide adenylyltransferase, producing the protein MGRLRLKRIGVMGGTFDPIHNGHLVTAEEAWRQFRLDQVLFVPSGHPPHKTDRESLDPEDRYLMAVIATATNPHFKVSRLEIDRVGPSYTIDTVREMHRVYGRNTEVFFITGADAILEILTWKEPEKVLREATFIAATRPGYDLKRLEESLPEAEKERHATDPRVLVMEIPALAISSTDIRSRVKEGRAITYLVPEGVARFIEKNGFYL; encoded by the coding sequence ATGGGCAGGTTGAGACTGAAGCGTATCGGGGTGATGGGGGGCACCTTCGACCCCATCCATAACGGGCACCTGGTCACCGCGGAGGAGGCCTGGAGGCAGTTCCGCCTCGACCAGGTGCTCTTCGTGCCCAGCGGCCATCCGCCCCACAAGACTGACCGCGAGAGCCTGGACCCGGAGGACCGCTACCTCATGGCGGTCATCGCCACCGCGACCAACCCGCATTTCAAGGTCTCGCGCCTGGAGATCGACCGCGTCGGCCCCTCCTACACCATAGATACCGTGCGCGAGATGCACCGCGTATACGGCAGGAACACGGAGGTGTTCTTCATCACCGGCGCCGACGCCATCCTCGAGATCCTCACCTGGAAGGAGCCGGAGAAGGTGCTGCGGGAGGCCACCTTCATCGCCGCCACCCGCCCCGGCTACGACCTCAAGAGGCTCGAGGAATCCCTCCCCGAGGCAGAGAAGGAGCGGCACGCCACCGACCCCAGGGTGCTGGTGATGGAGATACCCGCCCTGGCCATCTCCTCCACCGATATCAGGAGCAGGGTGAAGGAAGGCAGGGCCATCACCTACTTGGTCCCCGAGGGCGTAGCGAGGTTCATCGAAAAGAACGGGTTCTATCTTTGA
- a CDS encoding flavodoxin family protein gives MKGAVVYYSRYGNNEKTARAVQQGLQEAGHEVVLINAKQSKDLEGDLAFVVVGSPTRAGRNSGPVKKFIKKNLGESWKGKPFAAFGTCMETTCEKGQPSAAKDIHAELAARGLKPLAEPFDNAVGGMRGPLLEDGEEAARSFGRDVGARLKG, from the coding sequence GTGAAAGGGGCGGTGGTCTACTACAGCAGGTACGGAAACAACGAGAAGACGGCGAGAGCGGTGCAGCAGGGACTGCAGGAGGCCGGTCACGAGGTGGTGCTGATAAACGCCAAGCAGAGCAAAGACCTCGAGGGAGACCTCGCCTTCGTGGTCGTCGGCTCACCCACCCGGGCCGGGAGGAACAGCGGGCCGGTGAAGAAGTTCATCAAGAAGAACCTGGGCGAGAGCTGGAAGGGGAAGCCCTTCGCGGCCTTCGGGACCTGCATGGAGACGACCTGCGAGAAAGGCCAGCCGTCCGCGGCCAAGGACATCCACGCCGAGCTGGCGGCGCGGGGGCTGAAGCCCCTGGCCGAGCCCTTCGACAACGCCGTGGGCGGCATGAGGGGGCCCCTGCTGGAGGACGGGGAGGAGGCGGCAAGGTCCTTCGGCAGGGACGTCGGGGCAAGGCTGAAGGGCTGA
- the rpmA gene encoding 50S ribosomal protein L27: protein MSSKKGVGSSRNGRDSHSKRLGAKSFGGQYVTGGSILVRQRGTKVKPGENVGVGRDYTLFAKVDGYVKYHRSGDRQFVSVLPAE from the coding sequence ATGTCCAGCAAAAAAGGCGTCGGCAGTTCCCGCAACGGACGGGACAGCCATTCCAAGCGGCTGGGGGCCAAGAGCTTCGGCGGCCAGTACGTAACCGGAGGCTCCATCCTCGTGCGGCAACGGGGGACCAAGGTAAAGCCCGGTGAGAACGTCGGGGTGGGGAGGGACTACACCCTCTTCGCGAAAGTTGACGGTTACGTGAAGTATCACAGAAGTGGCGACAGGCAGTTTGTGAGCGTTCTTCCGGCGGAATAG
- the rsfS gene encoding ribosome silencing factor — protein MAAARAASDKKAHDILVLDMRDVLIITDYFIICSGNTDRQVKSIQEAVEEHLAAMGVKPVRREGVQHRRWVLLDYIDVVVHIFRQEEREYYEIERLWKDAPLVEWEDSAPGFAESG, from the coding sequence ATAGCGGCGGCAAGGGCCGCCTCGGACAAGAAAGCCCACGATATCCTGGTCCTGGACATGAGGGATGTCCTGATCATCACGGACTACTTCATCATCTGCAGCGGCAACACCGACAGGCAGGTGAAGAGCATACAGGAGGCGGTGGAGGAGCATCTGGCCGCGATGGGCGTCAAGCCGGTCCGCCGGGAGGGCGTGCAGCACCGGCGTTGGGTGCTGCTCGACTACATCGATGTCGTGGTGCACATCTTCCGCCAGGAGGAGCGGGAATACTACGAGATAGAGAGGCTGTGGAAGGACGCCCCCCTGGTGGAATGGGAGGACAGCGCCCCCGGTTTCGCCGAATCTGGGTGA
- the proB gene encoding glutamate 5-kinase has protein sequence MSPRKRYIDARRVVVKVGTYTLSDAAGRLDRSHMEDLVEQVASLRAAGLEVILVSSGAIAAGVELLGLPERPQDIPSLQAASSVGQGELLHLYSSFFAERGILVGQVLFTQYDFAHRQQYLNARNAFRRLLEQGVVPLVNENDTVAVEEIRFGDNDRLAALVAVLTEADLLIMLSDIKGLFTADPKKDNAARLIHEVERITPEMIAAAGRAVEEHSSGGMSAKLEAARIATASGIGVVIARGRDPGVLSAIIGGRLVGTFFHPSKKRLRDQKHWIAFGARPRGTVVIDAGARDAILHGGKSLLPAGVVECKGNFAPGDAVEVIDEGGKRVARGLCGLSARELDGVKGLRSRDAARLLGDERGEEVIHRDYLVIVEKEEP, from the coding sequence TTGAGCCCCAGGAAAAGGTATATCGACGCCAGGCGCGTGGTGGTTAAGGTGGGCACTTACACCCTCAGTGACGCCGCGGGTCGCCTGGACCGCTCGCACATGGAGGACCTGGTGGAGCAGGTGGCCTCCCTGCGCGCCGCGGGGCTCGAGGTGATACTGGTCTCCTCGGGGGCCATCGCCGCGGGGGTGGAGCTGCTGGGGCTGCCGGAGCGCCCCCAGGACATCCCCTCCCTGCAGGCGGCCTCCTCGGTGGGACAGGGAGAGCTGCTGCACCTCTACAGCAGCTTCTTCGCCGAGCGCGGCATCCTGGTGGGGCAGGTGCTGTTCACGCAGTACGATTTCGCCCACCGCCAGCAGTACCTCAACGCTCGCAATGCCTTCCGGCGCCTGCTGGAACAGGGGGTGGTGCCGCTGGTCAACGAGAACGACACCGTGGCGGTGGAGGAGATCCGCTTCGGCGACAACGACCGCCTGGCCGCCCTGGTCGCGGTGCTCACCGAGGCCGACCTGCTCATCATGCTCTCGGACATCAAGGGCCTCTTCACCGCCGACCCCAAGAAGGACAACGCGGCCCGCCTCATCCACGAGGTTGAGAGGATAACCCCGGAGATGATCGCCGCGGCCGGCAGGGCCGTCGAGGAGCACTCATCGGGAGGCATGAGCGCCAAGCTGGAGGCGGCCCGTATCGCTACCGCCTCCGGCATCGGCGTGGTCATAGCCCGCGGACGCGATCCCGGGGTGCTCTCCGCCATCATCGGGGGGAGGCTGGTCGGGACTTTCTTCCACCCCAGCAAGAAGAGGCTGCGCGACCAGAAGCACTGGATAGCCTTTGGGGCCAGGCCCCGCGGCACCGTCGTCATCGATGCCGGGGCCCGCGATGCCATACTACACGGGGGCAAGAGCCTGCTCCCGGCGGGGGTGGTCGAGTGCAAAGGGAACTTCGCTCCCGGCGACGCCGTCGAGGTTATCGACGAGGGCGGAAAAAGGGTGGCGCGTGGCCTGTGCGGCCTCTCGGCGCGGGAGCTCGACGGCGTGAAGGGGCTGCGCAGCAGGGATGCGGCACGCCTGCTGGGGGACGAACGCGGTGAGGAGGTCATCCACCGCGACTACCTGGTCATCGTGGAGAAGGAAGAACCGTAG
- a CDS encoding ABC transporter ATP-binding protein yields the protein MNDIVVIADAVRTYPRGVEEIRAIDGVDLSIERGDFVAVVGRSGSGKTTLLNLIGCVDLPTEGKVTVHGVETGNLPDKALATIRSTTIGFVFQQFFLIPTLTALENVMVPGRFRAGGNGDLKTRARELLDMVGLADRVDHLPHELSGGEMQRVALARALINDPAILLADEPTGNLDTRSAQQIAEIFEELNARGLTIVVVTHSPELTGNARRVLQLQDGKFVADERMKPVPVREAQRPGEDEPEPLTVPRYMPSSLKRRNWGSPAAAAAMVLLGALTLTTAFMPFIGKFSGIDLMERGFFAVEFYVDNYLTRIIASEPATILTGLWPLVLGLLLAAAGVLFLFNLQRIGRWSALAIGVCATAVAAVDILMIQNRLGEGVAVEYGLWVLLGAGIATVVLAAMLFVLARYGNRGTAGREATAETTA from the coding sequence ATGAATGACATCGTCGTGATCGCGGACGCGGTGAGGACGTACCCGCGCGGCGTTGAGGAAATCCGCGCCATAGACGGTGTGGACCTGAGTATAGAGCGGGGGGACTTCGTGGCGGTGGTGGGGCGTTCCGGTTCCGGCAAGACCACTCTGCTCAACCTCATCGGATGCGTGGACCTGCCGACGGAAGGCAAGGTCACCGTACACGGCGTGGAGACGGGGAACCTGCCGGATAAAGCGCTCGCCACCATCCGATCCACCACCATCGGCTTCGTCTTCCAGCAGTTCTTCCTCATCCCCACCCTCACGGCGCTGGAAAACGTGATGGTCCCCGGGAGGTTCCGCGCCGGCGGGAACGGCGACCTCAAGACCAGGGCCAGGGAGCTGCTGGATATGGTGGGGCTGGCCGATCGCGTAGACCACCTGCCCCACGAACTCTCCGGGGGAGAGATGCAGCGGGTAGCCCTGGCCCGGGCGCTCATCAACGATCCCGCGATCCTGCTTGCTGACGAACCCACCGGCAACCTGGACACCAGGAGCGCGCAGCAGATAGCGGAGATCTTCGAGGAGTTGAACGCGCGGGGGCTTACCATAGTCGTGGTCACCCACAGCCCCGAGCTCACCGGCAATGCCCGCAGGGTCCTGCAGTTGCAGGATGGCAAGTTCGTCGCGGACGAACGGATGAAACCCGTGCCGGTCCGGGAAGCGCAGCGCCCTGGGGAAGACGAACCCGAGCCCCTCACGGTCCCCAGGTACATGCCCTCGTCCCTGAAGAGGAGGAACTGGGGATCACCCGCCGCGGCGGCGGCCATGGTCCTGTTGGGGGCGCTCACCCTCACGACCGCTTTCATGCCCTTCATCGGGAAGTTCAGCGGCATCGACCTCATGGAACGCGGTTTTTTCGCCGTCGAATTCTACGTGGACAACTATCTCACCCGGATCATCGCCTCCGAGCCGGCGACCATCCTGACCGGGCTGTGGCCGCTGGTTCTCGGGTTGCTGCTCGCCGCGGCGGGCGTTCTCTTCCTCTTCAACCTGCAGAGGATCGGCCGCTGGTCTGCCCTGGCAATCGGGGTGTGCGCAACCGCGGTCGCCGCTGTTGACATCCTAATGATCCAGAACCGCCTGGGAGAGGGCGTCGCGGTGGAATACGGCCTGTGGGTGCTCCTCGGCGCCGGGATCGCCACCGTCGTCCTCGCAGCGATGCTCTTCGTGCTGGCCCGGTACGGGAACCGGGGCACGGCCGGCCGTGAGGCCACGGCGGAAACAACGGCTTAA
- a CDS encoding glutamate-5-semialdehyde dehydrogenase, with product MSVVEELGARAVKAARELAVATAERKNRGLEEMAAALTSHTPEILAANEEDRRAGQESGISGTLLDRLTLTGKRVEEMARGLREVAALTDPVGEIVEGWNLPNGLEVRKVRVPLGVVGIIYEARPNVTVDAAGLCLKSGNAVILRGSSSAINSNRLLAEVIAGAAEGAGLPAGSIQLIPLTDRESARELMRLRGCVDVLIPRGGAGLIRTVVEESTVPVIETGVGNCHTYVDASADLGMAERIVLNAKTQRPGVCNAMETMLVHEAVAAEFLPSAAQALTERGVRLRGCERTREILPVAEAATEDDWYEEYLDLVLAVRVVPSLDDAIDHINTYGSRHSEAIVTADLEAARRFTARVDSADVYVNASTRFTDGGQFGLGAEIGISTQKLHARGPMSLRELTSTKFIIYGDGQVRS from the coding sequence ATGAGCGTAGTGGAGGAGCTTGGAGCCAGGGCGGTGAAGGCCGCGCGCGAGCTGGCCGTGGCGACGGCGGAGCGTAAGAACCGTGGCCTGGAGGAGATGGCCGCCGCGTTGACCTCCCATACGCCGGAGATCCTGGCCGCAAACGAAGAAGACCGCCGGGCAGGGCAGGAGAGCGGCATCTCGGGCACCCTCCTGGACCGCCTCACCCTAACCGGGAAGAGGGTGGAGGAGATGGCCCGGGGACTGCGGGAAGTGGCCGCCCTCACCGACCCGGTGGGGGAGATCGTTGAGGGCTGGAACCTTCCCAACGGCCTGGAGGTCCGCAAGGTCCGGGTCCCCCTGGGCGTGGTGGGCATCATCTACGAGGCGCGCCCCAACGTGACCGTAGACGCCGCCGGCCTGTGCTTGAAGTCCGGCAACGCTGTCATCCTGCGCGGCAGCTCCTCGGCGATCAACTCCAATCGCCTGCTCGCCGAGGTCATCGCGGGGGCGGCGGAGGGCGCCGGGCTGCCCGCCGGCAGCATCCAGCTCATCCCGCTCACCGACCGCGAGTCGGCCAGGGAGCTCATGCGCCTGCGCGGCTGCGTGGACGTGCTCATCCCGCGCGGCGGGGCGGGCCTCATCCGCACCGTGGTCGAGGAGAGCACCGTGCCGGTCATCGAGACCGGGGTGGGGAACTGCCACACCTACGTGGACGCCTCGGCCGACCTGGGGATGGCCGAGAGGATCGTGCTCAACGCCAAGACGCAGAGGCCCGGGGTATGCAACGCCATGGAGACCATGCTGGTGCACGAGGCGGTGGCCGCCGAGTTCCTGCCCAGCGCCGCGCAGGCCCTTACGGAGCGTGGTGTACGTCTGCGCGGATGCGAGCGCACGCGCGAGATCCTGCCCGTGGCGGAGGCCGCGACGGAGGACGACTGGTACGAGGAGTACCTGGACCTCGTCCTGGCCGTGCGGGTGGTGCCGTCCCTGGACGACGCCATAGACCATATCAACACCTACGGCTCCAGGCACTCGGAGGCCATCGTCACCGCGGACCTGGAGGCGGCGCGCCGCTTTACCGCCAGGGTGGATTCCGCCGACGTCTACGTCAACGCCTCCACGCGTTTCACCGACGGCGGCCAGTTCGGGCTGGGGGCGGAGATCGGCATCTCCACCCAGAAACTGCACGCCCGTGGCCCCATGAGCCTGCGCGAACTCACCTCCACCAAGTTCATCATCTACGGCGACGGACAGGTGAGGTCCTGA
- the obgE gene encoding GTPase ObgE produces MFIDEVEIFVRGGDGGSGCASFHREKFRPLGGPDGGDGARGGSVVLRASESVNTLVEYTRRRHFRAERGGSGASNNCHGAAGKDLVLAVPVGTQARDENGVMLADLSRAGKEAVVARGGRGGRGNASFTTPARRAPDFSERGEPGEERRIRLELKLLADVGVVGFPNVGKSTLISRISAARPRIADYPFTTLEPVLGVVRPGEDVSFVISDLPGLIEGAHEGKGLGLRFLRHVERTVVLLHLLDVSQAAERPPAQALQVLLEELSSYSPRLLQRPQVVAANKTDVADDLYVEEARAAAAARGWDFFAISAVTGEGVSGLIWRIAEMVEAARGEEVPGIPEERTLYTFDPVRERGFQVVREEEGFHVLGDRVEQLLRALDISNPQALAYVQGRLKRMGVEDELARQGAQEGDTVIIGDYVFDFLPEP; encoded by the coding sequence ATGTTCATCGACGAGGTGGAGATATTCGTACGCGGCGGCGACGGAGGAAGCGGCTGTGCCAGCTTCCACCGCGAGAAGTTCCGCCCCCTGGGGGGCCCCGATGGGGGGGACGGGGCCAGGGGGGGCTCGGTGGTCTTGCGCGCCTCCGAGAGCGTAAACACCCTTGTCGAATATACCCGGCGACGCCATTTCCGCGCCGAGCGGGGAGGGAGCGGGGCCAGCAACAACTGTCACGGGGCGGCGGGAAAGGACCTCGTGCTGGCGGTACCGGTGGGGACACAGGCCAGGGACGAAAACGGCGTGATGCTGGCCGACCTCTCGCGCGCCGGCAAGGAGGCGGTTGTGGCGCGGGGGGGCAGGGGAGGACGGGGCAACGCCTCCTTTACCACGCCGGCACGGCGCGCGCCGGACTTCTCCGAGAGGGGGGAGCCGGGAGAGGAAAGAAGAATAAGGCTCGAGCTGAAGCTCCTCGCCGACGTGGGAGTGGTAGGATTTCCCAACGTGGGCAAGTCGACGCTTATCTCGCGCATCTCGGCTGCCAGGCCGCGCATTGCCGACTACCCTTTCACCACCCTGGAGCCGGTGCTTGGCGTAGTGCGTCCCGGCGAGGACGTCAGCTTCGTCATCTCCGACCTGCCGGGGCTCATCGAGGGCGCCCACGAGGGCAAGGGGCTGGGCCTGAGGTTCCTGCGCCACGTGGAGAGGACGGTCGTCCTCCTCCACCTCCTGGACGTCTCCCAGGCCGCGGAGAGGCCTCCGGCGCAAGCCCTCCAGGTCCTGCTCGAGGAGCTGTCTTCCTACAGTCCGCGCCTGCTGCAGCGCCCCCAGGTGGTGGCGGCCAACAAGACCGACGTCGCCGATGACCTGTATGTGGAGGAGGCCAGGGCGGCGGCTGCCGCGCGGGGATGGGATTTCTTTGCCATCTCTGCCGTCACCGGGGAAGGGGTCTCCGGCCTGATATGGAGGATTGCGGAGATGGTGGAGGCGGCGCGCGGCGAGGAGGTACCCGGGATCCCCGAAGAGAGGACCCTCTATACTTTCGATCCCGTGCGGGAGCGCGGCTTCCAGGTAGTGCGCGAGGAAGAGGGGTTCCATGTGCTGGGGGACCGGGTAGAGCAGCTCCTGCGCGCCCTGGATATCAGCAACCCCCAGGCCCTCGCCTACGTGCAGGGGCGGCTGAAGAGGATGGGGGTCGAGGACGAGCTGGCCAGGCAGGGCGCGCAGGAGGGCGACACGGTGATAATCGGGGACTACGTCTTCGATTTCCTGCCCGAGCCATGA